From Xylanibacter oryzae DSM 17970, a single genomic window includes:
- a CDS encoding DUF3127 domain-containing protein — translation MITTVIARIAGATPAESFQGRDGQCITKCTIIIKTIEAYPQTLALTAFGELVPWAQQTGRTVEVGVGMSSREYEGRWFSELRAIGMKYAQLPVPEAVH, via the coding sequence ATGATTACAACAGTAATTGCAAGAATTGCGGGTGCTACTCCCGCTGAGAGTTTTCAGGGACGTGACGGACAGTGTATTACAAAATGTACGATTATTATCAAAACCATTGAGGCTTATCCGCAGACTTTGGCGCTGACTGCATTTGGCGAACTTGTACCTTGGGCGCAACAAACAGGGCGCACGGTTGAGGTTGGCGTCGGGATGTCGAGCCGCGAATATGAGGGACGTTGGTTCTCTGAACTGAGGGCTATCGGCATGAAGTATGCACAGTTGCCTGTGCCTGAGGCAGTGCACTGA
- a CDS encoding phage antirepressor: MKEIQIFKNEDFGQIRIILDDNGEPLFCLSDVCKALDLEAPNVKRRISDGMFSKHSVKDIRGRKNLLIFVNEDGLYDTIFDSRKPEARKFRKWVTSDVLPSIRKHGAYATDDTIERIMKNPDFGISLLSALKQERIARQNAEGERLMLTRKIDEIKPMADYCAMVLTSKQTVTITQIAQDYGYSARAFNELLRDMNVQFRQNEQWILYASFKTMGYVQSNTVTYLKFDGSQGAKMYTRWTQQGRLFIYHKLKKEGILPLIERDNYSAPL, from the coding sequence ATGAAGGAAATACAAATTTTCAAGAATGAAGACTTCGGTCAAATTCGCATTATTCTTGATGACAACGGCGAACCGCTATTCTGTCTGTCGGATGTATGCAAAGCTCTGGATTTGGAAGCTCCTAATGTAAAACGTCGTATTAGCGACGGTATGTTTTCAAAACATAGCGTGAAAGATATACGAGGAAGAAAAAACTTGCTGATCTTCGTAAATGAGGATGGGCTTTACGACACTATTTTTGATTCGCGAAAACCTGAGGCTAGAAAGTTTCGAAAGTGGGTAACTTCAGATGTTCTTCCGTCCATCCGTAAGCATGGAGCGTATGCAACGGATGATACTATAGAACGCATAATGAAGAATCCTGATTTTGGCATCTCTCTACTCTCTGCTCTGAAACAGGAACGGATAGCCCGACAGAATGCAGAAGGCGAACGACTGATGCTGACACGTAAGATAGATGAGATAAAACCGATGGCAGACTATTGTGCTATGGTGCTCACTTCGAAGCAGACGGTTACAATAACTCAGATTGCTCAGGATTATGGATACAGTGCCCGTGCGTTTAACGAACTGTTGAGAGATATGAATGTTCAATTCCGCCAGAATGAGCAGTGGATTCTGTATGCGAGTTTTAAGACAATGGGCTATGTACAGAGTAATACTGTAACATATTTAAAGTTTGATGGTTCGCAAGGAGCCAAAATGTACACACGCTGGACGCAACAGGGACGACTATTCATCTATCATAAACTGAAAAAAGAGGGAATACTTCCACTTATAGAGCGGGATAATTATTCAGCACCTCTATAA